The proteins below come from a single Jaculus jaculus isolate mJacJac1 chromosome 12, mJacJac1.mat.Y.cur, whole genome shotgun sequence genomic window:
- the Defb1 gene encoding beta-defensin 1 has product MKTYCCLMVILCFLFSQMNVGSGLLTVLGHRTDHYKCIKNKGFCLYSNCPMYSKHEGTCYKGRANCCMAQP; this is encoded by the exons ATGAAAACTTATTGCTGTTTGATGGTGATATTATGTTTCCTCTTCTCCCAGATGAACGTGG GGTCTGGCCTTCTCACAGTTCTTGGACACAGAACAGATCATTACAAATGCATCAAGAATAAAGGATTCTGTCTCTATTCCAACTGCCCCATGTACTCCAAACATGAAGGCACCTGCTATAAGGGGAGAGCCAACTGCTGTATGGCACAACCCTGA